The following coding sequences lie in one Notolabrus celidotus isolate fNotCel1 chromosome 6, fNotCel1.pri, whole genome shotgun sequence genomic window:
- the tmem168b gene encoding transmembrane protein 168 yields the protein MCRFLRYCVSHCLHAAMTRLEEVNGEVSVWSSVRGLGYLSSLNLLIALFLGLYTRWEKTAESTLLVIIVLALIVLGVASVVYYYFNMERVSLSLLHLWLGFLLGLQCFPNSPILESDLKEKAANYLLLVSVALRTLWALLDRLFGCTRYRPAFLTSAERLELVGFAAASTALLIQKSFSVMVLVVALGMVMVALRMKALLAIPNLICFAVITGVLFFKSLEISTNPFALACFFSQLICDPLLDVYFSGLSVTERWQPFLVWGGFLRRLSLLPLLVLEGTFIALAARTLTDLHQWYLTIPGFVVCGLFWLICHMVFVITVWGFHSKLSDCQRLCVFQGSGVNGLDKVMASKGVRHFCLISERLVLFTLVSTVALAALCWQASSSFFVSMLLLILPLESLFHGLFHELGSSLGGTCVGYAVVIPTNYCSPDGQPMLLPPDQVDALNRRSTGMLNSVQRFFAHHLIEVFGCDYSTSGVTLEALQAKIKSFLDLRTADGPRHDTYIIFYSGHSHRSGEWALAGGDTLRLDQILEWWREKNGGSCSRLILVLDCDNSSQWVKEVSRVEGLYVAVQGATLARVTDVEDQDPPQLGDFTAQWVEYNCDSTSNIQWSGRGRGVSAAYGISKHWSDYTLHLPTGSDVTNHWSMYFPRVTYPVVQLALWCGGLNLLWLCGVCLRCLKRIKLNWFPPAVLDTGQGFKLVRS from the exons ATGTGTCGTTTCCTTCGTTACTGTGTGAGCCACTGCCTTCATGCAGCGATGACCCGGCTGGAGGAGGTGAACGGGGAGGTGAGCGTGTGGTCGTCGGTGCGGGGGCTGGGTTACCTGTCCAGCCTCAACCTCCTCATCGCCCTGTTTCTGGGACTCTACACCCGCTGGGAGAAGACTGCAGAGTCCACTCTTCTTGTCATAATAGTTCTGGCTCTGATCGTCCTCGGAGTAGCAAGTGTAGTGTACTATTACTTCAACATGGAGAGGGTGAGTCTGAGCCTCCTCCACCTGTGGTTGGGGTTCCTATTGGGGCTGCAGTGTTTCCCTAACAGTCCCATCCTGGAGAGTGACTTGAAGGAGAAGGCTGCCAACTACCTGCTGCTGGTCAGTGTGGCTCTGAGGACTCTGTGGGCGCTGCTGGACCGGCTCTTTGGATGCACAAGGTACCGTCCTGCTTTTCTCACCTCTGCAGAGAGACTGGAGCTGGTGGGTTTTGCTGCAGCCAGCACAGCTCTGCTCATCCAGAAGTCCTTCAGTGTGATGGTTCTGGTGGTGGCCCTAGGCATGGTCATGGTGGCCCTCCGGATGAAGGCTCTCCTGGCTATACCCAACTTGATCTGCTTTGCTGTCATCACAGGCGTGCTGTTCTTCAAGTCTCTGGAAATCAGCACCAACCCTTTCGCCCTCGCCTGCTTCTTCAGTCAGCTCATCTGCGACCCCCTTCTGGATGTGTACTTCAGCGGGCTGTCTGTGACTGAGCGCTGGCAGCCCTTCCTGGTGTGGGGGGGTTTCCTTCGCCGGctgtctcttcttcctctgctggtGCTGGAGGGGACTTTCATCGCTTTGGCAGCGCGGACGCTGACAGACCTGCACCAGTGGTACCTGACGATCCCAGGCTTTGTAGTCTGCGGGCTCTTCTGGTTGATCTGCCACATGGTGTTTGTCATCACAGTGTGGGGCTTTCACAGTAAGCTCAGTGACTGCCAGAGGCTCTGTGTGTTTCAAGGGTCAGGGGTCAACGGGCTGGACAAAGTGATGGCTTCAAAGGGAGTGAGACACTTCTGCCTCATCTCTGAACGCCTGGTGCTCTTCACGCTGGTGTCCACTGTGGCTTTGGCTGCTCTCTGTTGGCAG GCATCCAGCAGTTTCTTCGTCAGCATGCTTCTCCTCATTCTGCCTCTGGAGTCTCTGTTCCACGGCCTCTTCCATGAACTTGGTAGCAGCCTGGGAGGAACCTGTGTGGGCTATGCGGTGGTCATCCCCACTAACTACTGCAG CCCTGACGGTCAGCCCATGCTGCTGCCTCCTGACCAGGTGGACGCGCTGAACAGGCGCTCCACCGGCATGTTGAACAGCGTGCAGCGCTTCTTCGCCCATCACCTCATCGAGGTTTTCGGCTGCGACTACTCCACCAGCGGGGTGACTCTGGAGGCCCTGCAGGCCAAGATCAAATCCTTCCTGGATCTTCGCACGGCGGACGGGCCTCGACACGACACCTACATCATCTTCTACAGCGGCCACAGTCACCGCTCAGGAGAGTGGGCGCTGGCAG GAGGAGACACTCTGCGTCTGGATCAGATCTTGGAGTGGTGGAGGGAGAAAAACGGCGGCTCCTGTTCGCGCCTCATCCTCGTCCTCGACTGCGACAACTCCTCCCAGTGGGTGAAGGAGGTCAGCAGGGTGGAGGGTCTGTACGTGGCAGTGCAAGGGGCGACCCTCGCCAGAGTGACGGACGTGGAAGATCAGGACCCCCCGCAGCTCGGAGACTTCACCGCCCAGTGGGTGGAGTACAACTGCGACTCAACCAGCAACATCCAGTGGTCCGGGAGGGGGAGGGGCGTCTCTGCCGCCTACGGCATCTCCAAACACTGGAGCGACTACACGCTGCACCTGCCGACGGGAAGCGACGTCACCAACCACTGGAGCATGTACTTCCCGCGGGTGACGTACCCGGTGGTGCAGTTGGCGCTGTGGTGCGGCGGTTTGAACCTGCTGTGGCTCTGCGGCGTCTGCCTGCGATGTCTCaagagaatcaaactcaactGGTTTCCTCCGGCCGTACTGGACACCGGCCAGGGCTTCAAACTGGTCCGATCTTAA
- the bmt2 gene encoding S-adenosylmethionine sensor upstream of mTORC1 isoform X2: protein MQQLMWTECFQQGFLKEYCPRLAMGDFDKIWREHCEDEQTLSEYALAMKNLADNHWTKNCEGEGRIEWCRSVCQEYFLDGGMKRMLEKDEKSAVLAMGLSAASVSAQPHTTIPSSISQLGKMRLLDVGSCFNPFLKFDEFLTVGIDIVPAVESVYKCDFLNLQLQQPLQLAGDAVEAFLRQLHNPIDTLPAQLFHVVVFSLLLSYFPSPYQRWICCKKAHELLELHGLLLIITPDSSHQNRHALMMRSWRVAVESLGFKRYKYVKYSHMHLIAFRKVCLATTSDLVSRNYPEMLYIPQDFHSNEEEECADVPVQVRSEFEEDQLAWGFTELPDTPYDSDSGESQSSSVPGFHELEDPILLQS, encoded by the exons ATGCAGCAGCTAATGTGGACTGAGTGTTTTCAGCAGGGTTTTCTAAAGGAGTACTGTCCAAGGTTGGCAA TGGGTGACTTTGACAAGATCTGGCGCGAGCACTGTGAGGACGAGCAGACGCTGAGCGAGTACGCCCTCGCCATGAAGAACCTAGCAGATAACCACTGGACCAAAAACTGCGAAGGAGAGGGGCGCATCGAATGGTGTCGCAG tGTTTGTCAAGAATATTTCTTGGATGGCGGGATGAAAAGAATGTTGGAGAAAGATGAGAAGAGTGCCGTGCTAGCCATGGGTCTGAGTGCAGCATCTGTAAGTGCCCAACCGCACACCACCATCCCCAG TTCAATCTCTCAGCTGGGAAAAATGCGCCTTCTAGATGTGGGAAGCTGCTTCAACCCCTTCCTGAAGTTTGACGAGTTCCTTACAGTTGGTATTGACATAGTGCCTGCAGTCGAG AGTGTGTACAAGTGTGACTTCCTCAACCTTCAGCTCCAGCAGCCGCTGCAGCTGGCTGGTGACGCGGTCGAGGCGTTCCTCCGCCAGCTCCACAACCCCATCGACACACTGCCCGCTCAGCTGTTCCACGTCGTGGTCTTCTCCCTGCTCCTGTCCTACTTCCCCTCCCCGTACCAGCGCTGGATCTGCTGCAAGAAAGCCCACGAGCTGCTGGAGCTGCACGGCCTGCTGCTCATCATCACGCCTGACTCTTCCCACCAAAACCGCCACGCCCTCATGATGCGCAGCTGGCGTGTCGCCGTTGAGTCGCTGGGCTTCAAGCGCTACAAGTACGTCAAGTATTCCCACATGCATCTCATCGCTTTCCGCAAAGTGTGTCTGGCCACCACCAGTGATCTGGTGTCGCGCAACTACCCTGAGATGCTCTACATCCCTCAGGACTTCCACTCcaacgaggaggaggagtgtgccGACGTGCCCGTGCAGGTGCGCTCCGAGTTTGAGGAAGACCAGCTGGCTTGGGGCTTCACGGAGCTACCTGACACGCCCTATGATTCAGATTCCGGGGAGAGCCAGAGCAGCTCGGTGCCTGGTTTCCACGAGCTAGAAGACCCCATCCTGCTGCAGAGCTAG